Within Desulfobacterales bacterium, the genomic segment GCATTATTTTAAAGCAGCCTGATGGGTCTGAAAAATAAGTCCGATACGATCTTTCCGGTGATCCTGGCGGTTCCGGAAACGGACCGGCGCCTGAAAGGGAGAGAAAAAACGATTGCGTTGAGCGGCTACGCCCGACGCGCCCTGGAATTGTCGTCTCAAAAAAACGGCATCATTTTAGCGCAGCTGTTAAAGGAAGAAAACGGCGCGCCGCTTCCGTTTAGCGGCAACCACTGGTCTCTGTCTCACAAATCCGCCTATGTCGGCGGGGTGGCCGCCGGATTTCGGATCGGCATCGACATCGAACGAATCCGACCGATCCAGAAAGCCCTTTACCGCAGGACAGCCACGGATGACGAGTGGCGCCTCTCCAGCGAGGCGCCTTTACAGCTTTTTTTTCGTTACTGGACGGCCAAGGAAGCAGTGCTTAAAGCGGCCGCCATCGGTCTAAAGGATCTTACCAAATGCCGTATCGGCAAGGTGCTTGACGAACATCACCTGATAGTGGATTATTTGGATAAACCCTGGCTGGTGGCGCAGGTCTTTTTTGACGGTCATGTGGCTGCAGTCGTCAGTCCCGTCCGGGAGGTTCAATGGACGCTGGTGACCGAAAACGGTCGACAAAGTAGAATCACAACGGTACGTTCTATCACTAAAAGTTAATCGAAGTGTCGGCGAATTATTCCCGGAAAGGGCCTGAAAAACTCGGGTCAAAGTGACCGTAAAGCTGAACAGGATCTTACCCGCAAAATAATTTCCGGGTAGAATGATCTTATCGGCACCACGAATGCAGCCATATTAGCTGTTCAGCCCAACGCTCACTAAGACCCTCAAACAGTTTCATGCCCTTTCCGGGAACAATTCGCCAGCTTGTGTTTGCGACTTTGTTTTATAAGCAGATCCAAATTTGAAAGGAGATTAATGATGCAGGTGACTTTTTATGGCGGGGTTCGGGAAGTAACCGGATCGATGCATGTGCTGGCAAACGAAACCGATCGTATTCTGCTGGATTGCGGCATGTTTCAGGGACGTCGCAAAGAGAGTGAAGAAAAAAACAAAACCCTTCCCTTTGATCCCGGCATTATCACCAATGTGGTGCTTTCCCATGCGCATATCGACCATTCCGGCCGGATCCCGCTCCTGACCAAGCAGAATTTCAGCGGCCGGATTGTCTGCACCCGGGTTGCGGCCGATGCCTGCGAGTATCTCCTGCTGGACGCCGGCCACATCCAGGAGTCGGATGCCAAGTACCTCAACTATAAGTCCCTGCGGGCGCTGTTATATCAGATGAGCTTGTCGCCACGGACTCAAAAGCTTTCAAAAACAAAGGAAAAAAAGATCAAGCAGCTTCTCAAGAAAAACCGACATGAGCTGAATACCGAAGCCATCAATTCGCTCATGGATAAATATCGCCTGGAGCGGGTCCGGCCGATTTACACCATCGAAGATGCCGAAAAGGCGCTGACCTACTTTGACGGTTATCCCTACCAGCACGAGGTGGTCATCGGTAAAGATCTGAGCTGCACTTTTTATGAAGCCGGCCACATTCTGGGATCGGCCATCACCATTATCAAGGCCCGGGAAAACGGACGCGCCTATAACATCTGCTACACCGGTGATATCGGGCGTTTCAACAAACCGATCCTGAAAGACCCGAACCTGAAATTTTCCGACGATGATTTGGATATCGACCTGCTGATTATGGAAAGCACCTATGGAGACCGCTTTCATGATCCGGTGGAAGATATTTCCAGTCAGCTTAAAGCGGTTCTGACGGACACCGTGGAACGGGGCGGGACCCTGGTGATCCCGGCCTTTGCCTACGGCCGCACCCAGGAGTTGATCTATACTCTGCACGAACTTTACAACCAGGGGGATGTGCCCAAGGTGCCGATTTATGTGGACAGCCCGCTGGCAACCAAGCTGACCCGGATTTTCGGCGAGCACCCGGAAGTATATGATCGCGAGACCCATGAGACCTTTCTGCAAAAAGGCCAAAACCCGTTTTCTTTTGAACAGATGCATTTTGTCGGATCGGTGGAAGAATCCATGGCCCTGAACCGTGATGAGAAACCGCACATTGTGATTTCCGCCTCAGGCATGTGCGAAGCCGGGCGGATTCTGCATCATCTGCGCTACAAGATCCATAATGAGAAAAACACGATTCTGATTGTGGGCTTCATGGCCCAGCATACCCTCGGCCGGCGCATTCACGAGCTGGGCGAGGCCTATGCGGCCGCCGGCCGCAGCGGGGAACCGCCCCTGGTGAAAATTCTCAACAAAGAATATCCCCTAAAGGCACAGGTAGTGAAGCTGGGCGGGTTCAGCGCCCATGCCGATAAAACTG encodes:
- a CDS encoding 4'-phosphopantetheinyl transferase superfamily protein, giving the protein MGLKNKSDTIFPVILAVPETDRRLKGREKTIALSGYARRALELSSQKNGIILAQLLKEENGAPLPFSGNHWSLSHKSAYVGGVAAGFRIGIDIERIRPIQKALYRRTATDDEWRLSSEAPLQLFFRYWTAKEAVLKAAAIGLKDLTKCRIGKVLDEHHLIVDYLDKPWLVAQVFFDGHVAAVVSPVREVQWTLVTENGRQSRITTVRSITKS
- a CDS encoding MBL fold metallo-hydrolase translates to MQVTFYGGVREVTGSMHVLANETDRILLDCGMFQGRRKESEEKNKTLPFDPGIITNVVLSHAHIDHSGRIPLLTKQNFSGRIVCTRVAADACEYLLLDAGHIQESDAKYLNYKSLRALLYQMSLSPRTQKLSKTKEKKIKQLLKKNRHELNTEAINSLMDKYRLERVRPIYTIEDAEKALTYFDGYPYQHEVVIGKDLSCTFYEAGHILGSAITIIKARENGRAYNICYTGDIGRFNKPILKDPNLKFSDDDLDIDLLIMESTYGDRFHDPVEDISSQLKAVLTDTVERGGTLVIPAFAYGRTQELIYTLHELYNQGDVPKVPIYVDSPLATKLTRIFGEHPEVYDRETHETFLQKGQNPFSFEQMHFVGSVEESMALNRDEKPHIVISASGMCEAGRILHHLRYKIHNEKNTILIVGFMAQHTLGRRIHELGEAYAAAGRSGEPPLVKILNKEYPLKAQVVKLGGFSAHADKTEMLRFLKDSKFRIKKIAAVHGEEEQTLAFEKFLENEGFDVIVPRAGETVQIR